DNA sequence from the Euzebyales bacterium genome:
GCCACCACCGCTGCGCCCGGCATCAAGGACGTGCTGCTGATCGGCAAGGTCAAGGAGATGGAGCGGCGGCGCGACCCCGACGGCCGGTTCGTCTACGACCTGATCGTGGTCGACGCGCCGCCCACCGGACGCATCGTCAGCTTCCTCCGGGCGCCCGAGGCGACCACGGAGCTCGTGCGCATCGGCCCGGTCCACGAGCAGGCGCAGTCCGTCATGGACCTGCTGCTGGACCCCACCCGCCTGCGCCTGCAGCTCGTCACGCTGCTCGAGGAGATGCCCGTGGCCGAGACGGCCGAGAGCGCCGAGGCGTTGACCGTGCTCGGCGTCGGGCTGAACCCGGTCGTCGCGAACCGCGTGCTGCAGCCACGCCTAGACCCCGCGGCCGCGAAGGTCGTCGACGCCGGCATCACCGACGCGACCCTGCGCGCGGTCCTGGCCGGCAGCGGGCTCGACGACGACGCATCGGTCGCCGCGCTGCGAAGGCTCGGCGAGCGCCACCTGCACCGCCTCGAGCTGCAGGACACCATGCGCGAGGCGCTGCGCGGCCAGGTCGACATGCCCCTGTTCGAGCTGCCGTACCTGCCCACGAGGTCGTTCGGCGAGACCGAGGTGTCACGTCTGGCCGACCACATCTCGGCCGTCGTCGATCCCGACGCCGTGGCCGCGGCCGGCACGGTCAGGTCGCCGGCGGCCGGCGGCGAAGGCGAACCACGGGCATGAGCACGCACGGCCAGCCGTCGCTCGCCTCCGTCGTCGACGAGCGCCATGTCATCGTCTGCACCGGTGCCGGCGGCGTGGGCAAGACGACCACGGCGGCCGCGCTCGGGATCGAGGCCGCGCGCCGAGGACGGCGCACGATCGTGCTGACGATCGATCCCGCCCGGCGCCTCGCGCAGTCGCTCGGGCTGTCGCGCCTCAGCACCGCACCGCGGTCGGTCCGGGACGTCGACGGGCTCGACGCGATGATGCTCGACATGAAGCGCACGTTCGACGAGATCGTCGAACGGCACGCGAGCAGCCCGGACAGGGTCCAGCGGATCCTCGACAACCGCTTCTACCAGCAGCTATCAGCGTCGCTGGCCGGCACGCAGGAGTACATGGCGATGGAGAAGCTGTACGACCTGCACGAGACCGGCAGGTACGACTGCATCGTCATCGATACGCCGCCCACCCGCAACGCGCTCGACTTCCTCGATGCCCCGCGACGTCTGACCGACTTCCTCGAGGGCCGGTTCCTCAAGATGTTCCTGACACCGGGACTGACCGCCGGCCGCTTCGCCACGCGGGCCGTCGGTGTCGGCACCGGCCTGTTCATGCGCGCCGCGTCACGCATCACCGGCGCCGTGGTGCTCGAGGACCTCGCCGACTTCTTCCAGTCCTTCGAGGGCATGTACGACGGCTTCAAGACCCGTGCGCAGTCGGTCTACCGCCTCCTGCAGCAACCCAGTTCCGCCTTCGTCGTCGTGAGCTCACCGGAGCCGCCGGCACTGAGGGAGGCGGGCTTCTTCCTGCGCCGCCTGGCCCGCGACGGCATGCCCACGGCAGGTGTCGTGGTCAACCGGGTGACCGTCGCGCCACCGGGAGCTCTGGGAACGACGGACCGCGCCCGCGTGGCGGAGGTGGCGGCGGGGCTGGACCGCGACGACGACGTCGAGCGGGCGACCGCCGAACTGCTCGACCTCGCACTCGACGCGCGTGACGTCGCGGCCCGCCAGCACCAGGCCATCGCCGCCGCCATGCACGGCCTCGACCCCGGGACGCTCGTGAAGGTGCCCCTGGCCGACAGCGATGTCCACGACGTCGAGGGCCTGCGCTGGGTGGCAGGACGGCTCGTCGGCACCGACGGCGCCTGAGACGCCCGCACGTTCCCTGCCGGACACCCTGCGGACAGGTGCCGGCGCGCGCCAGATGCGGGAACGTGAGTGCTGTCCCCCAGCACATCACCTACGTGGCGGGTCATGCGAGGACGTTCTACTTCTGTCATGGCACTGTGCAGCCTGCTGGTGCTGCTCGTGGTGCAGCCTGCAGGCGCAGATACGCCCAGGCAGCGCCTCGCCCGTGCGCAGGAACGCCTCGACGAGCTCAGCCGTGAGCTCGCGATCCAGATCGAGGAGTGCAACCTGCGCCGCGAGCAGCGCAAGTCGGCCAAGGGCGCTGTGGCGGACAACCGCAGGCGGTACGAGAAGACCGAGAAGCGCCTGGCGTCGGTCCGCGACGAACGTGCGCAGGTGGTCGCGCAGCTCTACAAGGACCGCTCCGTCGGGCAGCAGCTGGCCCAGCTGCCGACGTCGGCCGACAGCCTGACCGACTTCGCCGAGCGTGTGACGTGGCTCGACATCGCCCAGGAGGCTCGCACGACGGCCTTCGAGCGGTTCACCGCGACCCAGGACAGGTTGACAGCCGATGGCGACGTGCTGCGGACCGTGCGCGAGCGGGCCGAGAAGGCCGATGCCGCCGCGCAGCGCAGCTGCGACGAGACCCGGGAGCGGGTCGAGGCCGAGGAGGGCCGGGTCGCCGAGCTGTCCGCCGAGGTCGAGCGCCTCGAGAGCGCCGCCCGCGCCCGCGCTGCCGACGACGAGGCCAACAGCGGATCACCGGCCGCCGCACCCGCACCCGCACCCGCGGTTTCAGGCAGCACGGGCGCCGCCGTCCAGTCGGGCTGGCGCAGGTCGGCAAGCCCTACGCGTGGGGCGGCTCGGGCCCGGGCTCGTACGACTGCTCCGGGCTGACCAGCGCCGCCTCGGCAGCGGGCCGGGGTCTCGCTGCCGCACAGCTCGAGCATGCAGTACAGCGCCACCTCGCGCGTGTCGCGTAGCGCGCTGCAGCCGGGCGACCTGCTCTTCTTCGGCAGCCCGATCCACCACGTCGCCATGTACGTCGGCAACGGACAGATGGTCGAGGCGCCGCGATCCGGCCTGACCGTCCGCGTCGTCTCGACGGACCGGTCGGATTACGTCGGCGCCGGCCGCCCCTGATCGCCGCCGCAACCGTGCGCGGGCCGGACATGGGAATCGCCTGACGCCTCGGCATCCTGCCCATCCCGCCACGTCGGGACCAGCCGCGCAGGCGTTATGATCCTGCCCGCGACCGTGCGCCCTACGGACGGTTGACCACCCGCATGCGATCCGAGACGTACGAGCCTCCACCCGTGCGCCAACAGGCTCCGCCGCCGGCGGAGCCTGTGTTTCCGCGACCGCCACTGCCGCCGGAGCAGCGCCCACCGCGGCGGCGACGACATACGTCCGCACGCAGCCACATGCTCGTACTCGGCGCCGTCCTGCTGTTCCTACTGACGGTGCCGGCGCTCATCGCGCTCGCGCTGTCCGTCGACGCCGCGACCGACCGCATCCTGGGACTGCCCCCGCTGTCCGACGAGCTTGTGGACCCTCCCGAGCGCAGCGTCGTGCTGGACCGCGAGGGCCGGCGCCTGGCGACGCTGCAGGTCGAGAACCGGCGCTCGGTCGACCTCGAACGCGTGCCCGAGCACCTGATCAACGCCGTTCTGGCGACCGAAGACCAGGCGTTCTGGGAGCACGAGGGTGTCAACTGGAGCGCGATCGCGCGCGCGGCGGTCCGCAACG
Encoded proteins:
- a CDS encoding ArsA-related P-loop ATPase, with translation MDAGALLDPRVLLVTGKGGVGKSTVAAALAIAGVRTGRRTCLVEVEGRQTMRGLFHTEPWGFDEREVRQDLFGLSIDPEASLSEYLAMFYGARRLSKLVVNSTAVEFATTAAPGIKDVLLIGKVKEMERRRDPDGRFVYDLIVVDAPPTGRIVSFLRAPEATTELVRIGPVHEQAQSVMDLLLDPTRLRLQLVTLLEEMPVAETAESAEALTVLGVGLNPVVANRVLQPRLDPAAAKVVDAGITDATLRAVLAGSGLDDDASVAALRRLGERHLHRLELQDTMREALRGQVDMPLFELPYLPTRSFGETEVSRLADHISAVVDPDAVAAAGTVRSPAAGGEGEPRA
- a CDS encoding ArsA family ATPase; this translates as MSTHGQPSLASVVDERHVIVCTGAGGVGKTTTAAALGIEAARRGRRTIVLTIDPARRLAQSLGLSRLSTAPRSVRDVDGLDAMMLDMKRTFDEIVERHASSPDRVQRILDNRFYQQLSASLAGTQEYMAMEKLYDLHETGRYDCIVIDTPPTRNALDFLDAPRRLTDFLEGRFLKMFLTPGLTAGRFATRAVGVGTGLFMRAASRITGAVVLEDLADFFQSFEGMYDGFKTRAQSVYRLLQQPSSAFVVVSSPEPPALREAGFFLRRLARDGMPTAGVVVNRVTVAPPGALGTTDRARVAEVAAGLDRDDDVERATAELLDLALDARDVAARQHQAIAAAMHGLDPGTLVKVPLADSDVHDVEGLRWVAGRLVGTDGA